The Klebsiella sp. RHBSTW-00484 genome includes a window with the following:
- the acrR gene encoding multidrug efflux transporter transcriptional repressor AcrR, whose translation MARKTKQQALETRQHILDVALRLFSQQGVSSTSLAAIAKAAGVTRGAIYWHFKNKSDLFNEIWVLSEASISDLEVEYRAKFPNDPLSVVREILVYVLEATVTDKRRRLMMEIIFHKCEFVGEMVTLQQAQRSICLESYDRIEQTLQDCIAAKMLPANLLTRRAAILMRSYLSGLMENWLLAPNAFDLQKDAREYVATLLEMYQFCPSLRAPEGIEA comes from the coding sequence ATGGCACGAAAAACCAAACAACAGGCGCTTGAGACCCGGCAACATATTCTGGATGTTGCTCTGCGTTTGTTTTCGCAGCAGGGCGTATCATCCACCTCGTTGGCGGCAATTGCAAAAGCCGCTGGCGTGACGAGAGGGGCTATCTACTGGCATTTCAAAAATAAATCAGATTTATTTAATGAAATATGGGTACTTTCTGAAGCCAGTATTAGTGACCTCGAAGTTGAGTATCGGGCAAAATTCCCTAACGATCCACTGTCAGTTGTGCGTGAGATCTTAGTCTATGTTCTTGAAGCAACAGTGACAGACAAACGCAGGCGGTTGATGATGGAGATCATCTTCCATAAATGTGAATTCGTAGGTGAAATGGTCACACTTCAACAAGCACAGCGTAGCATTTGTCTGGAGAGCTACGATCGTATCGAACAAACGTTGCAAGACTGCATTGCAGCGAAAATGCTGCCTGCCAATTTGCTTACCCGTCGCGCAGCCATTTTGATGCGCAGCTATCTTTCCGGCCTGATGGAAAATTGGTTACTGGCACCGAATGCCTTTGATCTGCAAAAAGATGCGCGAGAGTACGTCGCGACGCTGCTCGAAATGTATCAATTCTGCCCTTCTCTACGGGCTCCAGAAGGAATCGAAGCTTAA